A single window of Vigna radiata var. radiata cultivar VC1973A chromosome 4, Vradiata_ver6, whole genome shotgun sequence DNA harbors:
- the LOC106758276 gene encoding uncharacterized protein LOC106758276, producing MYMAKDRSSIFSFQYFCYVVIILSICSIILSLSWSHCCSQCHSSYQALVQKQNVPINLLSYPFAWNHLVFSSEPPSKLLKIALFVRKWPHKSRAGGLERHALTLHLALAKRGHDLHVFTTYTDSSSTNYSFNNLHFHFSKPSPAGYLDQASVWEQFQAQNSSGKPFDVVHTESVGLRHTRSRYVSNLAVTWHGIAYETFHSDIIQELLRTPQEPQTKALTERPVKVVEEVKFFPNYAHHVATSDHAGDILKRVYMIPEERVHIILNGVDQQVFRSDVSKGNEFKKRHGIPGSKSLVIGLAGRLVKDKGHPLMFEALKQIIAENSSFQESSMVVVAGDGPWGARYRDLGANMLVLGPLEQAELACFYNAIDIFVNPTLRAQGLDHTLLEAMLSGKPVMATRLASIAGSVIVGNEMGYTFSPTVSDLKKAIYELWISGRDVLNRKGQVAMQRGLQLFTATKMVAAYERLFLCISGSMHENHFCEYQP from the coding sequence ATGTACATGGCAAAGGATCGAAGTTCTATATTCAGTTTTCAATATTTCTGTTACGTTGTGATAATCCTTTCCATATGCTCTATCATCTTATCTCTGTCTTGGAGCCACTGTTGCAGCCAGTGTCATTCATCATACCAAGCACTTGTACAAAAGCAAAACGTACCAATCAACCTCCTTTCATATCCCTTTGCATGGAACCATCTTGTGTTCTCCTCAGAGCCACCTTCAAAGCTTCTTAAGATAGCCCTTTTTGTCAGGAAATGGCCACACAAGTCTCGTGCAGGTGGGCTTGAACGCCACGCCCTCACACTCCATCTTGCCCTTGCTAAAAGAGGACATGATCTTCACGTATTCACCACTTACACAGACTCTTCTTCGACCAACTATTCCTTCAACAACTTACACTTTCACTTCTCCAAACCATCACCTGCTGGTTACCTCGACCAAGCTTCAGTTTGGGAGCAGTTTCAAGCACAAAACTCATCTGGTAAACCATTTGACGTTGTTCACACGGAGAGTGTTGGACTTAGGCACACAAGATCTCGATATGTTAGTAATTTGGCCGTCACTTGGCATGGGATTGCATACGAGACATTTCATTCTGATATCATTCAAGAACTCCTTAGAACACCCCAGGAACCTCAGACAAAGGCTTTGACTGAAAGACCTGTAAAGGTTGTTGAAGAGGTCAAGTTCTTCCCAAATTATGCTCATCACGTTGCCACCAGTGATCATGCAGGTGATATCCTAAAGAGGGTCTACATGATTCCGGAAGAAAGGGTCCATATTATTCTAAATGGTGTGGACCAACAGGTTTTCAGATCAGATGTTTCAAAGGGAAATGAATTCAAGAAGAGGCACGGAATTCCGGGTTCAAAGTCATTAGTGATAGGACTGGCTGGGAGGTTAGTCAAGGACAAGGGGCATCctttgatgtttgaagctttGAAGCAGATAATTGCAGAAAACAGCAGTTTCCAAGAGAGTAGCATGGTTGTGGTTGCAGGAGATGGTCCTTGGGGTGCAAGATACAGAGATCTTGGGGCAAATATGCTGGTTCTGGGACCCTTGGAACAAGCTGAATTGGCATGTTTCTATAATGCTATTGACATTTTTGTAAACCCCACTTTAAGAGCACAAGGTTTGGATCACACTTTGCTAGAAGCCATGCTAAGTGGGAAGCCAGTGATGGCTACTAGGCTTGCAAGCATTGCAGGGTCTGTAATTGTAGGCAACGAAATGGGTTACACATTTTCACCAACGGTGAGTGATCTGAAGAAGGCTATATACGAGTTATGGATTAGTGGAAGAGATGTTCTGAACAGGAAAGGTCAGGTTGCCATGCAAAGAGGTTTGCAACTGTTCACTGCCACAAAGATGGTGGCTGCTTATGAGAgactttttctttgcatatcAGGTTCAATGCATGAGAACCATTTCTGTGAATACCAACCATGA